The following are encoded in a window of Suncus etruscus isolate mSunEtr1 chromosome 16, mSunEtr1.pri.cur, whole genome shotgun sequence genomic DNA:
- the LOC126032145 gene encoding LOW QUALITY PROTEIN: protein ELYS-like (The sequence of the model RefSeq protein was modified relative to this genomic sequence to represent the inferred CDS: inserted 4 bases in 3 codons; deleted 9 bases in 7 codons), with protein sequence MALSSSCTRPAAANGQRPTAVWSLPSLPRGKRGARKPLGQDEATGVYGLQGKLTPGLACLTCGPQLEIINTLTGQRASAYRFQNVNGEPAIILAVQGILVGTREKCLLVVLEDSEGSSILCLYDFSLSKVVKAIAISGRVTAIETVCNQGGPSAGTENLHPSLKGLFGVAAVATDLGKIMLIDLPLDDLPYTQTGPKCSLLHLMTDVPVEVTHLREQARQRGCHLGFRANLGPSGTAISTLVYINRTNQLEVGFANGYIALWSMKRLTKAYYKQLKGXKNTNMCYTFQEPENVPKNFCYLWAVQSTQDSQGDILSVHLLSYAFCDKKCLTSGHTLICEGLYGCAERYTLDLTKGIIPFVQGQTNIKFLGCQTIEKFPSLCDREEGLNEALSPETSVSIFTWQMSTPEQEKPSVYLGIFDINSWYSARLPRALKSGQYLHNCSYFALWSLDSVVSSFFPHDILHILVHERSLSRGIPPSHPPPEEFFHPRCLNFDATCLMNSGVVHINCTGFQKKNLMFSSALGQSLNSVIPDHYKQCLQADMSPNFLDNPSSNLSQQDQLEALWSAVDQTNFLALMSRCIKKWASEXPNSATKLCFVLEWTWNKVNVTKEELDRLCAPLFDGSCHIIDPQTIQSIHRCHLLLRHLNTVLNCYXESKSMTETSIISLNNKRMFTQITCQYIQVVLWFCHFELLPEGIHDAVHLRSLYYNYPVIQEYYTSCQQKCESFSRGKWNPDYLIIDGLVSHLGNRIENLWKNDEGGTGKYPPPSLHALLDIYLLDNITEASKHAVTIYLLLDIMSYFPNKQDSAIESFLKVFDISYSQLKLIKGFWYIDHKIYERALELLFHPATVKPLPWQHTMILQAFISHGEHRIALRYIHTMKPTMATDEDVCLHLTILIYNRCVVEAFSLLRQHSSSLNRKDLLKHTYDMCQKMGLLEDFLKLPLTDTEEDCLKRIVQASNNVQNHNFLLPHHLHHANYIPALKLNQTLQMNSMNDHDPLMEVRPRVRNSILAQCGKGVPRVEQKVTSERAKPYSRSTTIVQEAATPKVLSAFPKPALKRTVLSRSVFINTVLSDLETVGTNSKPNTGISLYTSPRIKETSPVVSSLPISDASVGTPISQASQKLSKQLNTADYPVRQPSQCMGFFLQSPTKSPLDLPSYLMPVNSCVKRSWDQITKAKELHCLENPLVAKKAKILATTVNASGFAKSSPQSILKSCHPSTLASPSLSPGPSLVPLQLKETTISLRVEGITAPCTTGVAYDNKTNIYVTTPPRSILKKPDSLKTRKKVSFSLDHQENENQELHVRLQDTASSSTEPIADVTEKGQDGNSNMVESEGSPPKMPRVSDTGNTEDILLSSQTAQQAEVPMSDTPRKHGRPRNINADDVAPTAHEEERSPKRRKDLSIQSRSTSNTSATTKNTHAGEQASEMSVSVPEEELEIVLSPK encoded by the exons ATGGCGTTGAGTTCTAGCTGCACGCGGCCTGCAGCGGCCAACGGCCAACGGCCAACGGCTGTCTGGAGTCTCCCAAGTCTCCCCCGTGGCAAAAGGGGGGCCCGGAA GCCCCTGGGCCAAGATGAAGCTACGGGAGTATATGGGCTTCAAGGAAAACTGACTCCAGGACTCGCTTGCTTGACTTGTGGTCCACAACTGGAGATTATAAACACTTTGACAGGACAG AGGGCATCGGCATATAGATTCCAGAATGTGAACGGGGAACCTGCGATCATTCTAGCTGTTCAAGGAATTCTTGTGGGCACAAGAGAAAAGTGTTTGCTCGTTGTACTGGAAGACAGCGAAGGGAGCAGCATCCTGTGTCTTTATGACTTTAGTCTTTCCAAAGTGGTGAAAGCAATAGCAATTTCAGGGAGGGTA ACAGCTATTGAAACTGTGTGTAATCAGGGAGGACCTAGTGCAGGCACTGAGAATTTACACCCCAGTTTG AAGGGCCTCTTTGGTGTGGCTGCAGTGGCCACAGATCTTGGAAAGATCATGCTGATTGACCTACCTCTGGATGACCTGCCGTACACACAGACTGGACCTAAATGC TCGCTTCTTCATCTCATGACTGATGTTCCAGTGGAAGTAACACACCTTAGAGAA CAGGCTAGGCAACGAGGGTGCCATCTGGGGTTTCGAGCTAACCTAGGCCCATCAGGAACAGCTATATCCACTCTGGTTTACATAAATCGCACAAACCAACTCGAGGTAGGCTTTGCTAATGGTTACATCGCACTGTGGAGTATGAAAAGGCTGACCAAAGCGTATTACAAACAGTTGAAAGG GAAGAACACCAATATGTGCTATACTTTTCAAGAACCCGAGAATGTGCCTAAGAATTTCTGCTATTTGTGGGCTGTTCAGTCCACACAGGACAGTCAAGGGGACATACTGAGTGTGCATCTACTT AGTTACGCTTTCTGTGATAAAAAATGTTTGACATCAGGACATACGCTTATATGTGAGGGGTTGTACGGCTGTGCAGAAAGGTACACACTGGACCTTACAAAAGGCATCATTCCCTTTGTACAGGGACAGACTAACATCAAATTCTTAGGGTGTCAGACTATAGAAAAATTTCCATCTCTGTGTGATAGGGAAGAAGGCCTGAATGAagctctgtctcctgaaactagTGTTTCCATCTTTACCTGGCAAATGAGTACACCTGAACAGGAAAAGCCTTCTGTATATTTGGGGATATTTGATATCAACAGTTGGTATAGTGCACGATTACCTCGTGCACTAAAATCGGGACAATATCTCCATAATTGCTCTTATTTTGCTCTGTGGTCCCTGGATTCTGTAGTAAGTAGCTTTTTTCCACATGACATCTTGCATATCTTAGTGCATGAGAGGAGTTTAAGTCGAGGAATTCCTCCTTCCCATCCACCTCCTGAGGAGTTTTTTCATCCAAGATGTCTTAATTTTGATGCTACTTGTTTGATGAACTCAGGAGTGGTTCACATCAATTGCACTGGCTTTCAGAAAAAGAATCTGATGTTTTCAAGTGCATTGGGGCAATCTCTCAACAGTGTCATTCCTGATCATTATAAGCAATGTCTTCAGGCTGACATGTCACCAAACTTTCTTGATAATCCATCTTCAAATTTAAGTCAGCAAGACCAATTAGAAGCTTTATGGTCTGCAGTAGACCAAACAAATTTCCTCGCACTTATGTCTAGATGCATAAAAAAATGGGCATCAG CACCAAATTCTGCCACTAAGTTGTGCTTTGTTCTTGAATGGACATGGAATAAAGTGAATGTCACAAAAGAAGAGTTGGACAGACTGTGTGCACCGTTATTTGATGGCTCATGCCATATCATTGATCCTCAGACTATACAGTCTATCCATCGTTGTCATTTGCTTCTGAGACACCTTAATACAGTTCTTAATTGTT CAGAGTCCAAAAGCATGACGGAGACAAGCATTATCAGCCTGAACAATAAACGTATGTTTACTCAAATAACGTGTCAGTACATACAAGTGGTTCTTTGGTTCTGTCATTTTGAGCTTCTACCAGAGGGCATCCATGATGCTGTGCATTTAAGAAGTTTATACTATAACTACCCTGTAATTCAGGAATACTACACCAGTTGTCAACAGAAGTGTGAGAGTTTTTCAAGGGGGAAATGGAATCCTGACTACCTGATCATTGATGGACTGGTTTCTCACCTAGGAAATAGGATTGAGAATTTGTGGAAAAACGATGAAGGTGGCACTGGAAAATATCCTCCTCCAAGTCTGCATGCACTGCTTGACATATACTTACTTGATAATATTACAGAAGCAAGCAAACATGCAGTTACCATCTATTTGCTGCTAGACATTATGTCTTATTTTCCAAACAAACAGGATTCTGccattgaatcatttcttaaggTTTTTGACATTTCTTATAGCCAGCTGAAACTGATTAAAGGTTTTTGGTATATAGATCATAAAATTTATGAGAGGGCTTTGGAACTTCTGTTTCACCCAGCCACAGTCAAACCTTTGCCATGGCAACATACAATGATTCTTCAAGCTTTCATAAGTCACGGTGAGCACAGAATCGCCCTCAGATATATCCATACCATGAAGCCAACGATGGCCACAGATGAAGATGTTTGCCTTCACCTCACCATTTTGATCTACAATAGGTGTGTGGTTGAGGCCTTTAGTTTGCTGCGGCAACATTCTAGTAGTTTAAACAGAAAGGACTTATTAAAGCACACTTACGACATGTGCCAGAAAATGGGCCTCCTGGAGGATTTTCTAAAGCTACCTCTGACAGACACTGAAGAGGACTGTTTGAAAAGAATTGTGCAAGCCAGTAACAATGTTCAGAATCATAACTTCCTTTTACCTCACCACTTACATCATGCCAATTACATCCCTGCCTTGAAGCTGAACCAAACTCTGCAGATGAATAGCATGAATGATCATGATCCTCTTATGGAAGTGAGACCTCGGGTTCGAAATAGCATATTAGCTCAATGTGGGAAAGGTGTTCCTAGAGTTGAGCAAAAAGTAACAAGTGAAAGGGCTAAGCCATATAGTCGTTCAACAACCATTGTTCAAGAAGCTGCTACACCCAAAGTGTTATCAGCATTTCCAAAGCCAGCTTTAAAGAGAACTGTGTTGTCAAGATCTGTTTTCATAAATACAGTTTTGTCTGACTTGGAGACAGTTGGCACAAACAGTAAACCTAACACTGGCATTTCTCTTTACACCAGTCctagaataaaagaaacttctccTGTAGTATCTTCTCTCCCAATATCTGATGCTTCTGTTGGAACCCCAATTTCACAAGCTTCACAAAAATTATCTAAACAGCTGAATACGGCTGATTATCCTGTACGTCAGCCTTCTCAATGTATG GGGTTTTTTCTGCAGAGCCCCACCAAATCTCCTTTGGACCTTCCATCTTATTTAATGCCAGTAAATTCATGTGTCAAAAGATCTTGGGACCAAATTACCAAGGCTAAGGAATTACATTGCCTTGAAAATCCTCTTGTGGCTAAGAAAGCTAAAATTTTGGCCACAACAGTTAATGCTTCTGGATTTGCCAAATCTAGTCCTCAATCCATTTTAAAGTCTTGTCATCCATCAACTTTAGCATCACCCTCTTTGTCTCCTGGACCTTCTCTTGTTCCTTTACAACTGAAGGAAACTACAATTTCATTGAGGGTAGAGGGCATAACTGCACCATGTACAACTGGAGTTGCCTATGACaacaaaactaatatatatgttACTACACCACCACGTTCAATTCTAAAAAAACCTGACTCACTGAAGACCCGAAAGAAGGTATCTTTTTCCTTAGAccatcaagaaaatgaaaatcaagaatTGCATGTAAGGCTACAGGATACTGCAAGCTCTTCTACTGAACCAATTGCTGATGTAACAGAAAAAGGGCAAGATGGTAATAGTAATATGGTTGAGTCTGAAGGAAGTCCTCCTAAAATGCCACGAGTTTCTGATACTGGGAATACCGAAGATATTTTGCTGTCATCCCAGACAGCACAACAGGCAGAAGTCCCCATGTCTGACACACCTAGGAAACATGGTAGACCAAGAAACATAAATGCTGATGATGTAGCACCCACAGCTCATGAGGAGGAGAGAAGTCCCAAAAGGAGAAAAGATCTTAGCATTCAAAGCAGATCGACAAGTAACACCTCAGCTACAACGAAAAATACTCATGCTGGAGAACAAGCTTCAGAGATGTCAGTTTCAGTTCCAGAAGAGGAACTTGAGATAGTGTTGAGCCCCAAGTAA